The sequence tttttgttttgtttcataggTACCTAAACTAAAAGAGTTGGAAAAGAACCTAACAATTGTCGAGGAACAAAACTTAGAGTTATCCAAATCGAAACCATGATGTCACAAATTTGTTTCATATATGGACCCCGATGATATTCGCATCAGATTCTTACTTCTTACATCTGCTGCAAATGTAAACAAGATGTCacttatttattactaatattatTTAGTAGGAAAGTGATCCGTATGCCCATGCTTACTCCATATGCCAAACATCATGCAGTTGTCTTCCATCTGATGTGTTTCTCCTCacaaactatattttaatttcaaaactttTCTGTGATTAAGAAGATACAGAGttaaaaagatgtttaaaatgtttgtgTTCACAATGTTATTGTTGCAAAGGAGACAGCACATGTTGTTGATCTGGCCTACTCAAAATTGCTTAGTTGAACGGTTATACGTTAGGTTAATTTCCCAATTTTAAGCTCTAACTGAAGAATAATTACATTTTCGGATATTCAAAAGAATACAAATTTGGCTTTGATTGGTAACATGTAGTACACTTGATTTAAGTTGACTTGagcatataaatcaaaaatgttaccaatcaTGAATTAGTTTTAAGATTTTGAAGTTGTGTTTgagttataattaattattattgagTTACAATTTTGACTTATAGCCTTTGTAAAAATGATAACTCAAATCTTAAATCTACATCAACCAAAATATCATGTATTAAGATTtaagttattgaaaattttgggTTTGTCAATTAACTACCCACTACCTTTTGAATATTAACaattttaacaatttacaatacATATAAGCACTTAGCCCTAcgtttagttatattatttaatataataataaaatattatttatatttatgaattttattttttcactattcttattaaaatattatttatattttaaaaaataatatatactgtaacttatacatcaaaaatgttaccaatcaATAATATTGATAAAATAGTAACTCATATTTTTACTGCGAACTCACTACATAAATCTACAGTTTATACCACATAGTTTTTACTGCAAACTACATCAAATCATACATTTTATTGTAACTCAACTCTAATACTACATGTCACCAGTCGAAGCCTTTAAAATTCGCTAAAAGGAAAACATAAATACATGCGCAACAAAGATCTCGAGGGCTTTGACTTTGGTCTGGATTGAGACCCATGAAGTTCGAGGCACACATATAGTGTCATCTCCACTTGCTCCGACCAAGACAAAGACATTTCATCTATTGGCTGTGGCATAACCACTTCACTTTTAAAACCCATCACACGTTCCATCATTGGCCTATCCACAAGTCCGAATAATGTAAACATATAAACCATTTCAAGTATTCAAGGTCGAAACAATTTATGATCAGATTTATCTATCAAACCTCATAAACTATGTTTTCACCTATCGATCATAAAACGTGTTGATAAAAGCACCATTTCATTTTCACCTACCACGTCATTCTCAGGTATCCAAAGTAATTAATAATTACCCATATGTTTAATTTATAGGCATTTTTTACTCGTTGGATATTCTGAAAAATCAAGATATTCATATTCAATCTGCTTCCTTATGATAGTAATAACCCAAGATATTTCATTTCATGTACAGGAAAGTATTGTATTTGTTGTAAAGCCTTCTtttcaatttaatatatttagccTTTAACCTTTAACAAGTTTTTTTGTGTGCTTTtggtttaattaacaaaaaatggaCACCATGAGATTCCACTAACTCATGTGTATATAAGCATTAGCGAGTCCGTCCATTCACTTCAGCATCAACACACTTTGAATGCTCAATCACAGCTTCTCTTTATAGGTAAACTTCCACGCAACCGCAGAAATTAAGAAGATGAAAGAACGAGATTCAGAGAGTTTTGAATCTCTCTCTCAAGTTCTCCCAAACACTTCAAATTCGGCACGCATGATCCAGATGTCCATGGCCAACTCAGGTTCAGCTGCACCCGCACCTGCCGGTCAAGACCACCTTGACCGGTCAAAATGGCTGCTTGACTGCCCTGAACCACCAAGCCCGTGGCAAGAGCTTAAGACTCAAGTCAAAGAATCTTACCTAACCAAAGCCAAAAAGTTCAAATCACTTCGAAAACAGCCTCTCCCAAAACGAATCCTCTTTATCCTCCAAGCCGTTTTCCCAATCTTTGGTTGGTGCAGAAACTACAAACTCACCATGTTCAAGAACGACCTCATGGCTGGTTTAACTCTCGCTAGCCTCTGCATTCctcaggtatatatatatatttatttatatataacataaacaaaataataatctttTGATCCTCTTGGAGATCttaattaactattttaattctttttctttttctatagaGCATTGGTTATGCCACTCTTGCAAAGCTTGATCCTCAATATGGCCTATGTAAGtttatatttcaaatacaagaaaaaaTATCTCCTGAACAATATTTTCTGTGGGTGTTAATATTCTTGAACTAtacacttttttttgttcacaaaaACAAATAACTATACTTATATGTGGACCGTTACACATTTATAGATACAAGTGTGGTACCACCATTGATTTACGCATTGATGGGGACATCAAGAGAGATAGCAATCGGACCAGTGGCTGTAGTATCTCTCCTTGTATCCTCAATGTTGCAGAAACTAATCGATCCAGAAACAGATCCCTTGGGCTACAAGAAACTCGTCCTGACCACAACTTTCTTCGCTGGAATCTTCCAAGCTTCTTTCGGGATATTCAGATTAGGGTTTCTGGTGGATTTTCTGTCGCACGCAGCTATAGTAGGGTTCATGGGTGGTGCAGCTATTGTTATAGGACTCCAACAGCTTAAGGGTTTGCTTGGTATCACTAACTTCACTACGAACACTGACATTGTATCTGTTCTTCGAGCTGTCTGGCGATCTTGTCATCAACAATGGAGTCCTCACACTTTCATCCTCGGATGTTCTTTCCTCAGTTTTATCCTTATCACTCGCTTCATCGTAAGTAAATTTAAAGTTACGTTATATATAGCACTAAATCTTACTTTAATTATGGGTTTTGGATTTAACCAATTAGCAATAACTTCAAGTATTGTTGTTTATTGAGTTCATAACAAGTATGATGAcatatacaattttatgattctatattcaaatatgtatatttttggtaatcagctatatttaaatattacttTTTCACGTTTTGGAAATATAACATTTTCGTTATCTTTTACCAAACTCTTGTGTTTATTGATATTATTATCTAGAATTTTAGGTTCATTTCAAAGAAGCACACAtgtaaatatatacttaaatttgAGTTCATTGTAATGTGGCttctatcaataaaaatatttagcgGAGATTTCTAGAAATAGATAGCGATTATAAGTGAATTTAGCACtcagtttatttttatatatcaggGGAAGAAGAACAAAAAGCTGTTTTGGCTACCAGCAATAGCTCCGTTGATTTCCGTCGTAGTGTCAACGTTGATGGTGTTTCTCACTAAAGCCGACGAGCATGGCGTGAAGACGGTGAAGCACATCAAAGGAGGTCTTAATCCCATCTCAATTAACGATCTTGAGTTTAATACTCCTCATCTTGGACATATCGCTAAAATCGGATTAATCGTTGCCATTGTTGCTTTAACCGTAAGTCATTAACCTTTCAGTAACAATTACTTATTTTCTAATACAAATTTgattaactaattaattttgtttctatttttatcaGGAGGCCATTGCGGTGGGAAGGTCCTTCGCCGGAATTAAAGGGTATAGACTTGATGGAAACAAAGAAATGGTGGCCATTGGATTTATGAATGTTATTGGCTCCTTCACATCTTGTTATGCTGCTACTGGTAATTAATTAACTAATCTTTTCTAAACATAGAAATACCACTATCCTACTATGTACAATTGACTTATGGACCACTTTTTAAGTGGAACGTGAGGTACTACTCATAAAAGTCATTTTTGGTGGATGAATATAATTTGCATACGTATTGATTTCTAGACTCCCTAAAACTTATCAATTAAAATCTAagatttattagaaaataacatttttaaaaaaacgtaaATAAATTATAGATACATGTAATGAATTTCTCTATTCAAGTTTGACGTTTTTCATATGCATGACATAATTATAACGACTCTTTTCCTTTTCATAATTTTGCTTTAATTAGGTTCTTTCTCTCGGACGGCGGTGAACTTCGCTGCCGGATGTGAGACGGCCATGTCGAACATTGTAATGGCGGTTACAGTTTTTGTAGCACTCGAGTGCTTAACGAGACTTCTCTACTATACTCCGATAGCGATCCTCGCGTCCATAATCCTCTCAGCACTTCCGGGATTAATTGACATTGATGAAGCTATTCACATTTGGAAAATCGATAAACTGGACTTTCTTGCTCTGATTGGAGCTTTCTTTGGCGTTTTATTCGGTTCTGTCGAGATCGGACTCCTCGTTGCGGTACTAATAAACATGAAGTTTAAAGCAAGCTAGATACCACTAAATAAAGTTATAGTAGTTCTTATTATATTTGTTAGAAAGAGTTTATTTGATTGTGCAGGTAGTTATTTCGTTCGCGAAGATCATACTCATATCTATTCGACCAGGGATTGAAACCTTAGGGAGAATGTCCGGGACCGACACTTTTGCAGATACTGATCAATATCCTATGTCGGTTAAGACTCCCGGAGTGTTGATTTTTCGTGTCAAGTCTGCCTTGTTGTGCTTTGCTAATGCTAGTTCCATTGAGGAAaggtaataaaatataaatctttggatacaaattttttgatttcaaatttaaaaggtTTTTGGAGTACATATATTCAACCATGCCATGCAAATATGCTTGCTTGTAGGATTATGGGATGGATAAGGCAGgaagaagaaggtgatgaaAACACAAAGAGCAACGCTAAGAGAAATATCCTCTTTGTCGTCCTTGATATGTCAAGTAAGTTGACTTACATACAATAATGTAAAGTTATATTATACTATAACTTACCACATCTTTTAAACAATGATCGATATACACAATTTACTTGTTTTACCGACTATCGAAAGATGTCTcaaaccttcttttttttcttattatatatcgaaaataattacaatagggaaatattttttttgttctaacaTTACtcctatttattaatttatagatttaatAAACGTCGATACATCGGGGATTACTGCTTTGGTGGAGCTCCATAACAATCTAATCCAAAATGGTGTTGAGGTAAATTTTGTTCTTACAAAGTTATAATAATCCCATGTActgtataaaaaataaagacaaaagtAAATATCATTTTGTTTGTGTTGCAGCTGGTGATCGTTAACCCTAAGTGGACAGTGATCCACAAGCTGAATCAAACAAAGTTCATCAGCAAAATCGGTGGCAAAGTTTATTTGACAATCGGAGAAGCTGTCGATGCTTGCTTTGGATTAAAAGTTTGAGATCTAATCAACATGCATGTTTTACGGAGTGTTGCATGTGAATTTTATGTGAGTTCAATTTAGTAACTTAAATGCGACGTGGCATGTGATGATGTATAATTATTAAGTACGTATGTGTAATGTAGAGTGCCTTGGTACGTAAGCTCGGTCGTGATTAAATAAAAGTCATGCAATCTGTAGTATGACGATCGATGCATGGGTCTGTGTAAAACAATGCATGCGATTTGGAAACAATGTATAAATATGTAAGTGTGAGTTCGAGAAATATATATTGGTAGTTGTAATGTACTAATGTTATCGTGTTAAATATGTCTAATTTTGTGTCTGCAAAGTCTTGATCCATCACTAATGTTTCGACGAAATTTCGTATTATATCTAGAAACGAATATGAATACAAAACACACATGTCTAAGTTCAATGTATCTTAATCCGTTGAACAAGACGTAATTAGTGGAGGGACTTTATAGGGTAAGTATTGATGTCACTTGGAAAATTCAAGAGAGGAGACGTTTATATTGGGATGGCTAATGATGTTCCCCAATTTAAAAGTCTAATGCACTTTTTGAGTTTTAATTATTGGAGTTAATGGGAGCTACTGTTTTAATCACGATCTTCTCCTGATTCCTCACGGCTTCAACAATATGCGTCTAGGTTCACTGAATCTGATTACGATTTGCCGAGGTCCATGTTTCCTCGTCCCTGTCTATTTAAAACTAGTAAAGTGTTAACTAGTAgtagtatatgatctgaatcaCTAATTAACAAttctaaaaacaaaaaccacTAACTAATACTTCATGTTGCGGTTGTGGTCCGgtgcatatttatttatttatccggtcaatatatgtgtgtgtatttaTATTAACTAATATCTATGTTATGGATCTAAGATTCAGTTATGAGTCTCTTTACATATGTATAGTTAAGTAGAGGTCTTGCATCAAATTTACAGCTCAGAGGCTTTATGaaactctttttgttttgcttttacaATATAATTTCATCACGTTATTTAAAGATTGATATTGACCAATTTCCTCCAATGCGTTCAGCTACTATAATGGCGATGATTCTGAAAGGACGTATATCGATATTCACATTTACTTATAGATACATTTTCTTATATGTAGTAGTCTATGATACATTACTAGTTTACTACTGATACTGTTTCATAAAGATAGAAACTGAACTGAAACCCAATGAGGTATGTGACTAAAACCCCAAAAGTTCAAAGTGCTGTGGACTCTTAAAGCCCATATAATAATTTGGGCCATTTGCGGTCTAGACCAGCTAATGGGCATCTAGTCCGAAGCTAGCTCATTTCTTTGGTGTAATTCAACACTTACCATAATACCATAACTCTAAATTGGTGTAATTATATTGCCATTTCTCACCAGTACTACTTTTAAGAAACTAATTCTTTATTCTGTCAAGTAATAAAAGATTAAAGATCTCTCTATTTTATTAACCATTAAAGTAAAATCCAAAATCCAGTATATATCAGCTATTGTTTGACGTTAGATTCTTCTATAGAAAATagacatttaattattttttcattaagaACTTGAACTAAGTAAAAGAGGTAAAAAAGTGAAGATTACTTAACTTCTATacataataaaactaaattatcCAATAAGAATATAAGAAGTGATTAATTATCATCAAATTCATTTACTATTTTTCAAacagattcatttttttttacatctacAGATTCATATACTAAATACAAATTCTACAATGTAAACTACAAAAACAACGGCCAATTAGCCAACTTGATCCGTTTTAGTAACAACTTgacttaaaaaaatacaaattctacacttaattagataaaataaaacaaaagaaattaatcatattattaatcTTCATAAAACAGATAAATGACACGTCAAAACTAGGATAAACCAAGATAACAATTAAGAAAGCACAAGAAAcacaaaaaggaaaacatatatTCTTACGATAAATAGATTGAAAGACAAGAATTATGCAAGATATATTACCAAAATTAAAATAGGAAACAAACAAGATTCCCCTTAAGTCTTGGAAGACTATATCATAAGACAAGATCAATTTCATCCGACCATAAAATGTAGGGTCCCACGTTCTGTGTTTCCATGAAATCGCATACGTCCACGTGTCACAGTTCACATCTGGACCGTACTCTGCTCTGGTCTCCATTCTTCTATTTTTCTACTATTACATTCGTCAACCTTTCAAGACTTCAGTTATCTCTTCACCGTCGAAACCAAGTGGGATACCATTGCGCGATCCTGACGCATCAGACCACCTATCTCAATCCAGAGAATATTCCACCGAATATTCTAATCCGGCGAAGATCTCACCGGAAACTCTGATCCTGCCAAGATCCATAAAGAAATGAAACGGGAGACTCTAACGTTGGTTCTGGTGTATTTCGCCGGAATCATGGAGAGAGCCGACGAGTCTCTTCTCCCAGGAGTTTACAAGGAGGTAGGAGAGGCTCTGCACGTTGACCCAACGGCTCTTGGAACGTTGACTCTGTTTCGTTCCATTGTTCAGACTTGTTGTTACCCTTTGGCCGCTTACTTATCTTCCAGACATAACCGTGCACACGTCATCGCTCTCGGCGCTTTCCTTTGGGCCACCGCCACTTTCCTCGTCGCCATCTCCACCACTTTCTTCCAGGTGGTGACTTCGTAACCGATCATTCTCTTGTTTTAGTTGTAGTCAAACTCAAATCAGATCtgaatagaatagaatagaacagaacagaacataGTCTTGAGATTTATATAGTTTGATGTGGAACATGTTTGGACTAGTTGACAATGGTTTGAaacagtgttctaaaaatcggtgtAGGCGGCACCTAGGGCTTCCGTTTAGTCTTAACTATTTTTGTAgcacactttttaaaaaattggtttaGACGTTCAGAAAATCGGTTAATCAATAATCTTCTATAAATCGcataacgattttttttttaacattggtTCAAATGTCTGGAAAGGATAATCTCTTCTTGGGTTATTACATAGTTGCTGCCgttgctttagttttttttttaatgttgagATTGTATTTGAAACCAGGTGGCAGTATCAAGAGGCTTGAACGGGATAGGACTCGCCATTGTAACACCCGCCATACAGTCTCTAGTCGCTGACTCGACAGAAGATAGTAACCGTGGCATGGCTTTCGGATGGTTAGGAGTGACTTCAAACATAGGTTCAATACTTGGCAATCTCTGCGCTATCCTCTTTGCATCCAAGTCTTTCAATGGCCTCGCTGGATGGAGAGTCGCTTTCCTATTGGTAGGATTCGTAAGCGTGATAGTCGGTGTACTAGTCCGTCTCTTCGCAAACGACCCTCACTACAGTAACAAGACCATTACAAAACATGAGTCAGACGTAAAAGATTTATTACAAGAAGCCAAGATGGTTGTAAAGATCCCCTCTTTCCAAATCTTTGTCGCTCAGGGAGTCTCAGGGTCTTTCCCTTGGTCAGCTTTAGCTTTTGCACCGTTGTGGTTAGAGCTTATAGGTTTCTCGCACAAAACAACAGCGGTTCTAGTAACGCTATTCACTGTCTCTTGCTCTGTTGGACATTTGTTTGGAGGTTACATGGGTGATACTCTTGCCAAGAAGTTCCCAAACGCTGGTAGGATTATACTCTCTCAGATAAGCTCTGGCTCGGCCATTCCTTTAGCTGCGATTTTGCTTCTTGGACTGCCTGATGATCCCTCCACCGCCTTTAGCCACGGTCTGGCTCTTGTCACCATGGGATTGTTCATCTCATGGAATGGTTCAGCTACAAACGGGTAAGTAAATGCATATGtatttcaattatatttttctttggaAAAATACCTCATAATAACACTAAAACAccttataatttcaaaattagcacaaacagaaaaataactataataatagtattaactaaaaatgaaaaatacatttttactttatattggATTTAGATATAGTGATTAGGGTTAGGATGGTTCGGAGTaatttaatcatattatttttagtttagtgataatttagtcattttctttttgtgtgCTAGTTTTGTAGTAATGTTTTTTTGCGCTATTTAAATCATCTTCTTTAATCCCTGAAAAATTTACTTGAAATGGTTTTATACAGTCCTATATTTGCAGAGATTGTTCCAGAGAGAGCTAGGACAAGCATCTACGCGTTAGACAGATCATTCGAGTCGATATTAGCTTCATTTGCTCCTCCTATAGTAGGGATGCTTGCTCAGAACGTGTATGGATACAAACCAATCCCAGAAGGATCCTCAAGCGTGATGAAGATTGAAACAGACAGAGAGAACGCAGCATCGCTAGCTAAAGCATTATACTCAGCTATAGGGATCCCTATGGTGATATGTTGCACGATCTACTCGTTCCTGTATTGCACGTACCCTAGGGACAGAGATAGAGCGAAAATGCAGGCTTTGATCGAGTCAGAGATGCTGCAGctcaatgaagaagaagaggatgataAGTTTGGGATTGAAGTCAAGTATTTTGGAGATGAGGAACACGATGAGACTTATCTGCTGAAGCAGGAGCAGAGTGAGAGTGTCAGATGATGATTTGAGTTGGTTATAGAAAGACTAAGTTATAAttataagtgttttttttttctttttgtaaaagaaCAGCACGTAAGTGCAATAGAATATGGTAGATAACATTTACAGAACAGTGTGACAGGAGTATATGAGAAACAGTAATCTAAAAACGATTAGGTTTCTGCCTACACGGTAAATCAGATATAAATGAAACAATATTTCTTgaacgatttaaaaaaaaaaatattggttaGGCATTCAGAAAATCGGTTTAAATGATAGCCTAATCAATAATTAAGTGCTTAACAACCTAACAATTTCTTAAATATTGTTGAGaagtgaagtgttgatcagaaTGACATTTGGTTCGTATTTAATTTGGTAAAAACATTGGATGAGTAATACCGAACCGGAATAAACCGGATCCGACAGAAACAGGCAGGCGCGTCAGTAGTTTGGAGTTATTTCCTTTACTCTTGTTTCCCTCGTTCTCTCGCTTCTTTCATCTTCCTTGAGCTGTTTTCACTCTCAATGCGCCCGATTGAAGAAGAGAGACTAGAACCGTCACATGAATGCTGGTGTGTACTGTTCTTCGTTTAGTGCGGTAATCGAAGAAGCAGCAGCAGTAATCTGCTGTCTTGTAGAGCTACAAGCAGAAAAAACGTAAGTTTTTATTTCCTTATTTAGTTTTTTAGTGTTTTGAGGTTGATggcgataaaaataaaataaaaaaagtacgACTCTGCTGGGGATCGAACCCAGAATCTCTGGTTTCGTAGACCAGCGCCTTATCCATTGGGCCACAGAGTCATTTGACTACTTGTAAATTATGTTTGATAATGAACAAATAACAACTCATGCATTAACGATATAAAGTTGCGTGtgtaatgttcaaaaaatcaaTAAGCAATGGTTAAGCTTCTTATAGAAAATTATTCTTTAGACGGATGTTTATACCATTTTTCAAACGCttgaaaaaattgttttgtttagttCTGATTTGCCAAAGCGGAGACCTATACctatttttagaacattgcACATGAGTATAACAGATTTAGATTATGTAAGAACTCCAGTTGTCATTGTTCTTATGGAAGATGGaaagtattgttttttttttttgagaaaacaagAGAAATATACGATTCAAACATAGCTTAAACTTTACCTAAGCCTCAACCAATGGCTGTAGTTTTCTCTACCAGTTTCTGTAGCTTCTCAGGACGAGGGGGTTTGATTGAGAGTACCTGGGAGAGAGTTCGATGATACGGGAACGTTTCGCTTGAGAATTATCGACGCAGCCTAGGACAGCAAGAATCCCACACATAGTGGCGCCAATACAGAACACAACGGCTTCTGAGAACATATTCTTACCTTTGAAAGTCGAACAAGAATCTTATGCTCTGTTCTGACTTTCTCAATAAAAAGACTTGTTcacaatgattaaaaatatttttaaaaattccaaTATATATCATCAGTTCAGTTAATTATATGAGATATTTGACTTATCTAAATGATGGGATATTTCATTTACCTCTTCCTATATCTAAATGAAGTGGAATTAGCTTATAGTTTGGCTAGGTTTTCTGTAACTGTTCCTGGTAATATATACTGACTTGGGTGATGGGAAAGATTAGATAGTTTCCTTAAGGATGATGTGCAATGTTCTATGAagtttattgtttgtctttgaTTCTGTTCTCATTTGTTTGTCTACAATGCCATGAAAGATATTAGTTACTGTTTATAGGCCTCTCCTTCTTCGTCTTATACTATATAGGGAATCTGATTGTATATGAACCgatgatatataataataatcttaAAAGGCTATAAACAATGTTCTCTCATCCATTCCACTTTCTATACAAGATCTTGACTTGCAGATTTGGTCCATATTCACACTAACTGACATTATGTCTGCTGATGCAGTTTTCAAGCTAATCAATATATTCCTCTTCCAAGCCACTCTCTTGTGTGATGAATGACAACGTAGTGGAGTTGTTCTACCATCTCCTACTACTGTGGTCATTTCACTGATATTTTATTCTTGAGTTTCTAAATTCAAGGGACTTGTCAGCCATTTGGGACTTATATATGTCCAACACATATAACAATCCCACTTTCTGCACCATAAATGATACATAATAAGTCATATTCAAACCCACATTGGCAATGAGAGAAAGTCTCTGTTACCATGTTTCACTTTCAAGCCATATGGAGTTTGCTAGGGAAGGAAGGTCGCTTCACTTCAATACAGGTATCTCATCATGTTGGGTAGCTGAAAGAGTTTTGTTGTTGTGGAGTCCTGCTTGTTTATAACTGTGTTTTGATTCACATGGTTCCTGGTTCATGTCCAAAAAGGGTTCTGCAGATTTCCTGTTGTTGGAATAACTAGATAGTTGAAATAGCAATGATCTTGTTCATGCTGATTCACCTAATTTAGTTTATCTGAAGGTTAAGTCAAAGATATTCTCAAAGATCTATCTGCCACAATATTATATAGGTGAAATCGTCAAACTTTTAGACTTTTATGCAGAGTTTAATAATTGTTATTACTTTTCACTATTATCTTAAGTTTTGGGGGTGGGCATCTGTAATCTGTGTGCTGTTCACATCCATCAGTCTGAGTCTACAGTTTATCTTTCTGTGTTGTTAAATAGTTTTGGGAGAGCTCTtgtgtgttttttgtttttctgaaAAAGATAGGGAAAATTTTGAAGCTTTAAGGGATAAGTCAGTGTTTCCTCAATGTTAAGTGCTATCAATTTAGAATAAGTACAAAAGGCTTAGGACAAATAGCAGATCTAAAGGCGTTTGTCTATGGATAGCTTTTATGTTCTTTATTGGAACTCCTTTTAAAGACCTGACGTACCAACCCCAACCATGTGTTT is a genomic window of Brassica napus cultivar Da-Ae chromosome A2, Da-Ae, whole genome shotgun sequence containing:
- the LOC106383127 gene encoding tetracycline resistance protein, class B-like, which codes for MKRETLTLVLVYFAGIMERADESLLPGVYKEVGEALHVDPTALGTLTLFRSIVQTCCYPLAAYLSSRHNRAHVIALGAFLWATATFLVAISTTFFQVAVSRGLNGIGLAIVTPAIQSLVADSTEDSNRGMAFGWLGVTSNIGSILGNLCAILFASKSFNGLAGWRVAFLLVGFVSVIVGVLVRLFANDPHYSNKTITKHESDVKDLLQEAKMVVKIPSFQIFVAQGVSGSFPWSALAFAPLWLELIGFSHKTTAVLVTLFTVSCSVGHLFGGYMGDTLAKKFPNAGRIILSQISSGSAIPLAAILLLGLPDDPSTAFSHGLALVTMGLFISWNGSATNGPIFAEIVPERARTSIYALDRSFESILASFAPPIVGMLAQNVYGYKPIPEGSSSVMKIETDRENAASLAKALYSAIGIPMVICCTIYSFLYCTYPRDRDRAKMQALIESEMLQLNEEEEDDKFGIEVKYFGDEEHDETYLLKQEQSESVR
- the LOC106418501 gene encoding sulfate transporter 2.1-like; this translates as MKERDSESFESLSQVLPNTSNSARMIQMSMANSGSAAPAPAGQDHLDRSKWLLDCPEPPSPWQELKTQVKESYLTKAKKFKSLRKQPLPKRILFILQAVFPIFGWCRNYKLTMFKNDLMAGLTLASLCIPQSIGYATLAKLDPQYGLYTSVVPPLIYALMGTSREIAIGPVAVVSLLVSSMLQKLIDPETDPLGYKKLVLTTTFFAGIFQASFGIFRLGFLVDFLSHAAIVGFMGGAAIVIGLQQLKGLLGITNFTTNTDIVSVLRAVWRSCHQQWSPHTFILGCSFLSFILITRFIGKKNKKLFWLPAIAPLISVVVSTLMVFLTKADEHGVKTVKHIKGGLNPISINDLEFNTPHLGHIAKIGLIVAIVALTEAIAVGRSFAGIKGYRLDGNKEMVAIGFMNVIGSFTSCYAATGSFSRTAVNFAAGCETAMSNIVMAVTVFVALECLTRLLYYTPIAILASIILSALPGLIDIDEAIHIWKIDKLDFLALIGAFFGVLFGSVEIGLLVAVVISFAKIILISIRPGIETLGRMSGTDTFADTDQYPMSVKTPGVLIFRVKSALLCFANASSIEERIMGWIRQEEEGDENTKSNAKRNILFVVLDMSNLINVDTSGITALVELHNNLIQNGVELVIVNPKWTVIHKLNQTKFISKIGGKVYLTIGEAVDACFGLKV